The Actinomycetes bacterium genome contains a region encoding:
- a CDS encoding pentapeptide repeat-containing protein, with protein AKLHGADFRGVNLTKGKLTNTTLKHAQLHEATLKKSNLKRANLKHAQLPGANLKNAQLGPATNTTSKGRQLRATPGCAPNCQGADLSDADLQYADLTGADLQYADLTGADLYGANLRGANLTGANLIDADLTGANLRNADLEGACLDYANLTGANLTNADLADATLRNANLTGADLTSANLTSAYLSGANLTSANLYGAYLYEAKLYEAKLNGANLTNANLTKANLNVADLTGAIYCNTTMPDGSIRNTNC; from the coding sequence GGCGAAACTGCACGGCGCTGATTTCCGTGGCGTCAATCTGACGAAAGGCAAACTCACTAACACCACCCTGAAACATGCGCAGCTGCATGAGGCGACGCTGAAGAAATCGAACCTGAAAAGAGCAAACCTGAAACACGCCCAGTTGCCTGGTGCGAACCTGAAGAACGCTCAACTCGGACCCGCCACCAACACCACGTCCAAAGGCCGGCAACTACGAGCCACCCCCGGATGCGCCCCCAACTGTCAAGGCGCGGACCTGTCCGACGCGGACCTGCAATACGCGGACCTGACCGGCGCGGACCTGCAATACGCGGACCTGACCGGCGCGGACCTGTACGGCGCGAACCTGCGCGGCGCGAATCTGACCGGCGCGAACCTGATCGACGCGGACCTCACCGGCGCAAACCTGAGGAACGCGGACTTGGAAGGCGCGTGCCTGGACTACGCGAATCTAACCGGCGCGAACCTGACCAACGCGGACCTCGCCGACGCGACCCTGAGAAACGCGAATCTAACCGGCGCGGACCTGACCAGTGCGAACCTGACCAGCGCGTACCTGTCCGGCGCGAACCTGACCAGCGCGAACCTGTACGGCGCGTACCTGTACGAAGCGAAACTGTACGAAGCGAAACTGAACGGCGCGAACCTGACCAACGCGAACCTGACCAAAGCGAACCTGAACGTCGCGGACCTGACCGGCGCGATCTACTGCAATACGACCATGCCGGACGGCAGCATCCGGAACACCAACTGCTGA
- the rpsT gene encoding 30S ribosomal protein S20 has product MANLQSQIKRNRTNEKARLRNKSVRSNIKTSIRRFHEAVAAGENERAQELARIAGRELDRAASRGVLHKRQAANRKSAIFTEAAKLS; this is encoded by the coding sequence ATGGCGAATCTCCAATCACAGATCAAGCGCAACCGCACCAACGAGAAAGCGCGGCTGCGCAACAAGTCGGTGCGCTCAAACATCAAGACCTCCATCCGGCGGTTCCACGAGGCCGTCGCCGCCGGCGAGAACGAGCGTGCCCAAGAGCTGGCTCGTATCGCTGGTCGGGAGTTGGACCGTGCCGCCAGCCGTGGTGTGCTCCACAAGCGTCAGGCCGCGAACCGTAAGTCGGCCATCTTTACTGAGGCCGCGAAACTCAGCTGA